A window of the Dictyostelium discoideum AX4 chromosome 4 chromosome, whole genome shotgun sequence genome harbors these coding sequences:
- the sf3b2 gene encoding PSP proline-rich domain-containing protein encodes MDTTLTETIQNNNNINKSINNKKKLKHQKKKEQKKKQKQQKKEENIFQQTNNNNIKEEIKLENNDENNDENNNNNDDDKITAPIDGFSIDENDPSFELFSKLVKHFDNPYEDPKEIERKEQEEQEEKERKEREEEEERKKKEDNEDDDDDNNDDDDNNNDNEDEDSKKLSNKERKRQRKLHLPILKQLVDRPDVVELHDVNSPNPGYLIAMKSYRNTIPVPAHWCQKKKYLQGKRGFVKPPFELPSFIAATGITKIREAILEKEKEMKSKQKQRERVQPKIRKMGIDYEVLRDAFFVHQTKPNLSIQGDLYYEGKEFEVNLKNKKPGVLSDELKRALGMIEGYPPPWLIYMQTYGPPPSYPNLKIPGVNSPIPEGAQYGFHPGGWGRPVLNEFGKPLYENVNNNNNNINNNGDQQQQQQQSHPTREYWGELLPESEDFQEEEEQQEQQGTEEDELQQHQLEDDESIGDGISSVPSGLETPDIVNIKKSRYDQQQQQQQQQPRELYQVIEQQNKNSSSGGLMESAHRYNIPSVIKQQQQQQQQQNSSRVDVIKSQRSAPVEITLNPSEVENGQEIDEELLKKKYEQATQALQKQRPKEDISDIIEEQNKKRKNQLQKEEKQKKFKF; translated from the coding sequence atggatACGACATTAACTGAAACTATccaaaataacaataatattaataaatcaataaataataaaaaaaaattaaaacatcaaaagaaaaaagaacaaaaaaagaaacaaaaacaacaaaaaaaagaagagaaTATATTTCAacaaactaataataataatataaaagaagaaataaaacttgaaaataatgatgaaaataatgatgaaaataataataataatgatgatgataaaataaCAGCACCAATTGAtggattttcaattgatgagAATGATccatcatttgaattattttcgAAATTAGTTAAACATTTTGATAACCCATATGAAGATCCAAAAGAGATTGAGAGaaaagaacaagaagaacaagaagaaaaagaaagaaaagaaagagaggaagaagaagaaagaaagaaaaaagaagataatgaagacgatgatgatgataataacgatgatgatgataataataatgataatgaagacgaggattcaaagaaattatcaaataaagagAGAAAAAGACAAAGAAAATTAcatttaccaattttaaaacagtTAGTTGATAGACCTGATGTTGTAGAGTTACATGATGTAAATTCACCAAATCCTGGCTATTTGATCGCAATGAAGTCCTATAGAAATACAATACCTGTGCCAGCACATTGGtgtcaaaaaaagaaataccTTCAAGGTAAGAGAGGTTTCGTTAAACCACCATTCGAATTACCATCATTCATCGCAGCGACAGGTATCACTAAGATTAGGGAGGCAATATtggagaaagagaaagagatgaaatcaaaacaaaaacaacgtGAAAGAGTTCAACCAAAAATTAGAAAGATGGGTATAGATTATGAAGTTTTACGTGACGCTTTCTTTGTTCATCAAACTAAACCAAATCTATCCATTCAAGGTGACCTCTACTATGAAGGTAAGGAATTCGAGGTTAACCTAAAGAACAAGAAGCCTGGTGTTTTATCCGACGAATTAAAGCGTGCACTTGGCATGATTGAGGGTTACCCACCACCATGGTTGATTTATATGCAAACTTATGGTCCACCACCATCTTATccaaatttgaaaataccCGGTGTTAACTCACCAATTCCAGAGGGTGCTCAGTATGGTTTTCATCCTGGTGGTTGGGGTAGACcagttttaaatgaatttggtAAACCACTTTatgaaaatgtaaataataataataataatataaataataacggagatcaacaacagcagcaacaacaatcacatcCAACTAGAGAATATTGGGGTGAATTATTACCAGAATCTGAAGATTTtcaagaagaagaggaacaacaagaacaacaaggtactgaagaagatgaattacaacaacaccaacttgaagatgatgaatcGATTGGTGATGGTATTTCAAGTGTACCAAGTGGTTTGGAAACTCCTgatattgttaatattaaaaaatcaagatatgaccaacaacaacagcaacaacagcaacaaccaAGAGAATTATATCAAGTTAttgaacaacaaaataaaaactcaTCTTCTGGTGGTTTAATGGAATCAGCTCATCGTTATAATATACCATCAGTAattaaacaacaacagcaacaacaacaacaacaaaattcaTCTAGAGTAGATGTAATTAAATCTCAACGTTCTGCACCTGTAGAAATTACATTAAATCCATCAGAGGTTGAAAATGGTCAAGAAATTGATGAAGAacttttgaaaaagaaatatgaACAAGCAACACAAGCATTACAGAAACAAAGACCAAAAGAAGACATTAGTGACATCATCGaagaacaaaataaaaaaagaaaaaatcaattacaaaaagaagaaaaacaaaagaaattcaaattttaa
- the fut5 gene encoding hypothetical protein has translation MNLNKTLFKRVYALCFSLLMIIVSYNNFYNNFLGNPGVYFYHKDIERATYGNYYNNDAKYHNNSNKFNVDNDDPYKHTNIEGEGVITRDAIKELNISNDQYFYFKYIGRVDTRKLDRDTIIRCKGLDDKFYYIVRKPYYPNQKLDMEIWSDYIVDFEAPKKKLSSRNVPRTLISMEPQPNRTCEFDKDCFEFFNFKVSFESQSDIRMGFDTPSSSAYKLYNKLTIDEIAKIQTQFKLEYQVMKHNNTLQPHQKSIPLANWFCTNCNSHSNRNEYVQELMKFIVVDSFGKCLKNMPTSNFLSRGSGDPFERKRLFITRYKFTIVFENSICKDYVSEKVLDALIAGSVPIFMGHPSTIKYLPLNSYIFVGDFKNAEHLANHLKFLSENDNEYFKLHTWRTNQTVIDQWKGVNNYPNKPGFRFREVQCPILRHYQRLKTGKIPLKKLKYKPMNQVCLPSNYYKIK, from the coding sequence atgaatttaaataaaacattatttaaaagagtTTATGCATTATGTTTTTCACtcttaatgataatagtttcatataataatttttataataatttcctTGGTAATCCAGGTGTTTATTTCTATCATAAAGATATTGAAAGAGCAACTTATGGGaactattataataatgacgCAAAATATCATAACAATtccaataaatttaatgtgGATAATGATGATCCATACAAACATACAAATATTGAAGGTGAAGGAGTTATAACTCGAGATgctattaaagaattaaacatttcaaatgatcaatatttttattttaaatatattggAAGAGTTGATACGAGAAAATTAGATCGTGATACAATTATTAGATGTAAAGGATTAGATGATAAATTTTACTACATAGTAAGGAAACCATATTACCCAAACCAAAAACTTGATATGGAGATATGGAGTGATTATATCGTTGATTTTGAAGCACCAAAAAAGAAGCTATCATCTAGAAATGTGCCAAGAACATTGATATCGATGGAACCTCAACCCAATAGAACTTGTGAATTTGATAAGGACTGTTttgaatttttcaattttaaagtttcatTCGAATCTCAATCTGATATAAGAATGGGATTTGATACACCATCATCAAGTGCATACAAAttgtataataaattaacaattgatgaaattgcTAAAATTCAAACTCAATTCAAATTGGAATATCAAGTAATGAAACACAACAATACTTTACAACCTCACCAGAAATCGATACCATTGGCCAATTGGTTTTGTACAAATTGTAATTCTCATTCGAATCGTAATGAATATGTTCAggaattaatgaaattcatTGTGGTGGATTCTTTTGGTAAATGTTTGAAAAACATGCCAACTTCTAATTTCCTAAGTAGAGGTTCTGGTGACCCATTCGAAAGAAAGAGACTATTTATAACTAGatataaatttacaattgtttttgaaaattcaatttgtaaAGATTATGTATCTGAAAAGGTATTGGATGCATTAATTGCTGGATCCGTACCAATATTTATGGGTCATCCAAGTACTATCAAATATTTACCACTCAATTCTTATATATTTGttggtgattttaaaaatgctGAACATTTAgcaaatcatttgaaatttttaagtgaaaatgataatgaatattttaaacTTCATACATGGAGAACAAATCAAACTGTAATCGATCAATGGAAAGGTGTAAATAATTATCCAAATAAACCTGGTTTTAGATTCCGTGAAGTTCAATGTCCAATTCTAAGACATTATCAACGTTTAAAAACTGGTAAAAtaccattaaaaaaattaaaatataaaccaATGAATCAAGTTTGTTTACCTTCAaactattataaaattaaataa